A genomic segment from Nicotiana tabacum cultivar K326 chromosome 9, ASM71507v2, whole genome shotgun sequence encodes:
- the LOC107831565 gene encoding plasma membrane ATPase 4-like codes for MAKAISLEEIKNETVDLEKIPIEEVFEQLKCTREGLSADEGANRLQIFGPNKLEEKNESKLLKFLGFMWNPLSWVMEAAAIMAIALANGNGKPPDWQDFIGIICLLVINSTISFIEENNAGNAAAALMAGLAPKTKVLRDGRWSEQEAAILVPGDIISVKLGDIIPADARLLEGDPLKVDQSALTGESLPVTKNPGDEVFSGSTCKQGELEAVVIATGVHTFFGKAAHLVDSTNNVGHFQKVLTSIGNFCICSIAVGMLVEIIVMYPIQHRKYRDGIDNLLVLLIGGIPIAMPTVLSVTMAIGSHRLSQQGAITKRMTAIEEMAGMDVLCSDKTGTLTLNKLSVDRNLVEVFAKGVDKEYVLLLAARASRVENQDAIDACMVGMLADPKEARAGIREVHFLPFNPVDKRTALTYIDNNGNWHRASKGAPEQILDLCNSKEDVKRKVHAMIDKYAERGLRSLAVARQEVPEKSKESLGGRWEFVGLLPLFDPPRHDSAETIRRALNLGVNVKMITGDQLAIAKETGRRLGMGTNMYPSASLLGQDKDSAIASLPVEELIEKADGFAGVFPEHKYEIVKKLQERKHIVGMTGDGVNDAPALKKADIGIAVADATDAARGASDIVLTEPGLSVIISAVLTSRAIFQRMKNYTIYAVSITIRIVFGFMFIALIWKYDFSAFMVLIIAILNDGTIMTISKDRVKPSPMPDSWKLKEIFATGVVLGGYQALMTVVFFWAMHDTDFFSDKFGVKSLRNSDEEMMSALYLQVSIISQALIFVTRSRSWSFVERPGMLLVIAFMIAQLVATLIAVYANWAFARVKGCGWGWAGVIWLYSIVFYFPLDIMKFAIRYILSGKAWNNLLDNKTAFTTKKDYGKEEREAQWALAQRTLHGLQPPEATNLFNEKNSYRELSEIAEQAKRRAEMARLRELHTLKGHVESVVKLKGLDIETIQQHYTV; via the exons ATGGCAAAAGCTATCAGCCTCGAAGAGATAAAAAATGAGACTGTTGATCTG GAGAAAATCCCCATTGAAGAAGTGTTTGAACAGCTGAAATGTACCCGCGAGGGTCTGAGTGCCGACGAAGGAGCCAACAGGCTTCAAATCTTTGGACCCAACAAGTTGGAAGAGAAAAACGAAAGCAAATTACTCAAGTTCCTTGGGTTTATGTGGAATCCTCTCTCATGGGTCATGGAAGCTGCTGCTATCATGGCAATTGCACTGGCTAATGGAAATGGAAAGCCCCCGGATTGGCAAGACTTTATTGGTATCATTTGTTTGCTGGTGATCAATTCAACTATCAGTTTTATTGAAGAAAACAATGCTGGAAATGCTGCTGCAGCTCTTATGGCTGGACTTGCTCCCAAAACGAAG GTGCTTAGAGATGGGCGCTGGAGTGAACAGGAAGCCGCTATTCTGGTTCCAGGGGATATTATTAGTGTCAAATTGGGAGACATCATTCCTGCTGATGCTCGTCTTCTTGAAGGTGATCCTTTAAAGGTTGATCAATCTGCTCTTACTGGAGAATCTCTTCCTGTGACCAAGAATCCTGGGGATGAAGTTTTCTCTGGCTCAACCTGCAAACAAGGTGAACTTGAAGCTGTAGTTATTGCTACTGGAGTTCACACTTTCTTCGGGAAGGCAGCACATCTTGTTGACAGCACCAACAATGTTGGGCATTTCCAGAAAGTGCTAACTTCCATCGGAAACTTTTGTATCTGTTCAATTGCTGTTGGTATGCTCGTTGAGATTATAGTCATGTACCCAATTCAGCACAGGAAGTACAGGGATGGAATTGACAATCTGTTGGTGCTCTTGATTGGAGGCATTCCCATTGCTATGCCAACTGTGTTGTCAGTCACTATGGCTATTGGATCACATAGGCTCTCCCAGCAAGGTGCCATCACCAAGAGAATGACTGCAATTGAAGAGATGGCTGGAATGGATGTGCTGTGCAGTGACAAGACTGGTACCTTGACTCTTAACAAGTTGAGTGTCGACAGAAACTTGGTTGAGGTGTTTGCAAAGGGAGTAGATAAAGAGTACGTGCTCCTCCTTGCCGCAAGGGCCTCTAGAGTAGAAAATCAGGATGCAATTGATGCTTGCATGGTCGGAATGCTTGCAGATCCAAAGGAG GCACGAGCTGGTATCAGGGAGGTGCATTTCTTGCCCTTCAATCCAGTGGACAAGAGAACTGCTTTAACATATATTgacaacaatggcaactggcatCGTGCCAGCAAGGGAGCTCCTGAGCAG ATTTTGGACCTTTGTAACTCTAAGGAAGATGTCAAGAGAAAGGTTCACGCAATGATTGATAAATACGCCGAGCGTGGGTTGAGATCATTGGCTGTCGCTAGACAG GAAGTACCAGAGAAATCAAAAGAGAGCCTTGGTGGCCGATGGGAATTTGTAGGATTGCTACCCCTCTTTGATCCTCCCAGGCATGATAGTGCTGAGACCATCCGTAGAGCTCTCAACCTTGGTGTAAATGTTAAGATGATCACTG GGGATCAATTGGCTATTGCTAAGGAGACTGGCCGTAGGCTTGGAATGGGAACAAACATGTACCCATCAGCATCTTTACTTGGTCAAGACAAGGATTCAGCCATTGCTTCACTTCCAGTAGAAGAATTGATCGAGAAGGCAGATGGATTTGCTGGAGTATTTCCTG AGCACAAGTATGAAATTGTGAAAAAGTTGCAAGAGAGAAAGCACATTGTGGGAATGACTGGTGATGGTGTCAACGATGCTCCTGCTTTGAAGAAGGCAGATATCGGAATTGCTGTTGCAGATGCTACTGATGCAGCACGAGGTGCTTCTGATATCGTGCTCACTGAACCAGGTCTAAGTGTTATCATTAGTGCTGTGTTGACCAGTAGAGCTATTTTCCAGAGGATGAAGAATTACACA ATATATGCAGTTTCCATCACTATCCGTATTGTG TTTGGTTTCATGTTTATTGCTCTGATATGGAAGTACGACTTCTCTGCATTTATGGTTTTGATCATTGCCATCCTAAACGACG GAACCATTATGACAATCTCAAAGGATAGAGTGAAACCATCTCCAATGCCCGATAGCTGGAAATTGAAAGAAATCTTTGCAACTGGTGTTGTTCTTGGAGGTTACCAGGCACTGATGACTGTTGTTTTCTTTTGGGCCATGCATGACACTGATTTCTTCTCG GACAAATTTGGTGTTAAGTCTCTTAGGAATAGTGATGAAGAAATGATGTCTGCTTTGTACCTGCAAGTGAGTATTATCAGCCAGGCTTTGATTTTTGTGACCCGTTCACGCAGCTGGTCCTTCGTTGAACGCCCGGGAATGCTGTTAGTTATTGCTTTCATGATTGCCCAGCTG GTTGCCACTTTAATTGCTGTATATGCCAACTGGGCTTTTGCAAGAGTCAAAGGATGTGGCTGGGGATGGGCTGGTGTCATCTGGCTTTACAGCATTGTTTTCTACTTCCCACTTGACATAATGAAATTTGCCATCCGCTACATCTTAAGTGGTAAGGCTTGGAATAACTTGCTCGATAACAAG ACTGCTTTCACCACCAAGAAAGACTATGGTAAAGAAGAGAGGGAAGCTCAATGGGCACTTGCTCAGAGAACTTTACATGGGCTTCAACCACCAGAAGCCACAAATCTCTTCAATGAGAAGAACAGCTACAGGGAACTGTCTGAAATCGCCGAACAAGCAAAGAGGAGAGCAGAGATGGCCAG GCTTCGCGAGCTGCATACTCTCAAGGGTCACGTTGAGTCAGTGGTGAAGCTGAAAGGTCTGGATATCGAAACGATCCAGCAGCATTATACAGTTTGA